Within Vicinamibacteria bacterium, the genomic segment CCACTCGTTGCTGCTCCCCGCCCGATAGCTCCCTGGGATAGTGCTTCTTGCGGTCCGATAGGCCCACGATCGCGAGAGCGGTATCCACATGCTTCTTCCGATCGCTCCGCGACAGACGCGTCAGAAGTAGCGGAAGCTCCACGTTCCGCTCCGCCGAAAGGACCGGAAGGAGATTGTAGAACTGAAACACCAGGCCGACGTGCCGTGCCCGCCAGGAAGCGAGCTTCGCTCCCGTGAGTCGATCGATGCGCTCCCCGTTCACCGTGACCGAGCCCTGGTTCGGCGCGTCGAGGCCTCCGATGAGATTCAAGAGCGTGCTCTTGCCCGAACCCGAGGGGCCCATGAGCGCGAGAAACTCGCCCCTGGGGACTTCCAGGTCGAGGTCTTCGAGCACATGAATCTCTTCCGAGCCTCGCCGGAAGTACTTCCTCACTTTGTCGACTCGGACGAGCCCGCCGTTGTCCACCATCACGATCGCTCCTCCACCGCGTCGCCATCCGCCAGATCCTCCGGTCCTTCGACGACCACCCGTTCGCCTGCTTCGAGACCGGAAAGCACCACCGCCTCGTCACCCTCACCGGGCGCGATGGTAACCGCTCTTCTTTCCACTCGCTCCCCATTCACTACGAACACCACGTCTCGGCCATTATCGTTTCGGACGGCCAGCTGGGGAATCGAAACGACTCGTCGCGAGTCCGTCAACGGTTGCTCGTCTCGAAAAGCGACCTTCACACCCATCTCGGGAAGGATGCGCGGGTCCAGCTCGTCGAAGCCGATGCGTACCCTGACCGTCGCCCGATCGCGATCCGCGGTCGGCACGATGGCGAGAACTCTCGTGGGGATCTTCCACTGCGGATAGGCATCGAGTGTGGCTTCGACGCTCTGTCCCGGGCGCACCCGGTTGATGTAGCTCTCGTTCACGTCGACCTCGATCTCGAGGGAGCTCATGTCCACCACCGTCCCGATGCCGGTGCGGGTGAATCCCCCCCCGGCACTTACCGGTGAGATCATTTCGCCCGGCTGAGCGTCCTTCGTCGTCACGATCCCGTCGAACGGGGCCCGGATCACCGTGTCCTCGAGCTGCTGTTTCCACACGGCAACGCGTCGCTCCGCGACCTCGACCTCCTCGCGCTGTCGCTCGAGGCGCGCTCGGAGGGAATCGGTCGTCGCTTGGACCCGATCGAGCTCCGCTTGACTCACGACCGCATC encodes:
- a CDS encoding ABC transporter ATP-binding protein, which produces MVDNGGLVRVDKVRKYFRRGSEEIHVLEDLDLEVPRGEFLALMGPSGSGKSTLLNLIGGLDAPNQGSVTVNGERIDRLTGAKLASWRARHVGLVFQFYNLLPVLSAERNVELPLLLTRLSRSDRKKHVDTALAIVGLSDRKKHYPRELSGGEQQRVGIARGIVSDPTLLLCDEPTGDLDRKSGDEILELLKALNREHDKTIIMVTHDPHAAARASRKLYLNEGKLSTEPVE
- a CDS encoding efflux RND transporter periplasmic adaptor subunit, translated to MAANLDDLKIDRSERNEPRSVAWLAWAILATVALAGIGFLWLRPSGKLVSTATARASETPSGQTVLNASGYVTARRRATVSSKVTAKVLEVLIEEGMEVREGQILARLDSSNTEASLNLAAAELRAARTAQEETRVQLEEAELQLERTKALVRDAVVSQAELDRVQATTDSLRARLERQREEVEVAERRVAVWKQQLEDTVIRAPFDGIVTTKDAQPGEMISPVSAGGGFTRTGIGTVVDMSSLEIEVDVNESYINRVRPGQSVEATLDAYPQWKIPTRVLAIVPTADRDRATVRVRIGFDELDPRILPEMGVKVAFRDEQPLTDSRRVVSIPQLAVRNDNGRDVVFVVNGERVERRAVTIAPGEGDEAVVLSGLEAGERVVVEGPEDLADGDAVEERS